A window from Populus trichocarpa isolate Nisqually-1 chromosome 3, P.trichocarpa_v4.1, whole genome shotgun sequence encodes these proteins:
- the LOC7483538 gene encoding peroxisome biogenesis protein 2 codes for MAALNLRQPPPEDEWVHTYLKLLPQWKPLALSHQSMIPISISRVNQFDAARLDIEMSAMLKEQLVKVFSLMKPGMLFQYEPELDAFLEFLIWRFSIWVDKPTPGNALMDLRYRDERAMESRGKVRTGLEGPGLTIAQKIWYCIATVGGQYTWARLQSFSAFRRWGDSEQRPLARRAWILIQRVEGLYKAASFGNLLIFLYTGRFRNLIERVLQARLVYGSPNMNRAVSFEYMNRQLVWNEFSEMLLLLLPLLNSSSVKKFLGPFSKDKSSSSKVDDDTCPICQAIPTIPFLSLPCQHRYCYYCLRTRCAAAPSFRCPRCGEPVVAMQRHGGLAGNTNPNQ; via the exons atggctgCTCTTAATCTTCGACAACCGCCACCAGAGGATGAATGGGTTCACACTTATCTAAAATTGCTTCCTCAATGGAAACCTCTTGCTCTTTCTCACCAG TCAATGATACCGATTTCAATATCTAGAgttaatcaatttgatgctGCGAGATTGGACATTGAAATGTCAGCTATGTTAAAGGAACAATTGGTTAAGGTCTTTTCTCTAATGAAG CCAGGGATGTTATTTCAATATGAGCCGGAACTTGATGCTTTCCTTGAGTTTCTCATTTGGAGGTTCTCTATCTGGGTAGATAAGCCTACTCCAGGAAATGCTCTCATGGACCTGAGGTACAGAGATGAACGTGCAATGGAATCAAGAGGAAAAG TTAGAACAGGTTTGGAAGGACCTGGACTGACCATTGCACAGAAAATTTGGTATTGCATTGCCACTGTTGGTGGTCAGTACACCTGGGCTCGCTTACAGTCATTCTCTGCTTTTCGTAGATGGGGTGATTCTGAACAG AGGCCACTGGCAAGGCGTGCGTGGATTTTGATACAACGTGTTGAGGGACTTTATAAAGCTGCTTCATTTGGCAACCTACTAATATTTCTTTACACAGGACG GTTTAGAAACCTCATTGAAAGAGTCTTGCAAGCAAGGCTTGTCTACGGAAGCCCTAATATGAACCGAGCAGTTAGCTTTGAGTACATGAATCGCCAGTTAGTGTGGAATGAATTTTCG GAGATGTTGCTGCTACTTCTACCTCTTCTTAACTCCTCGTCTGTTAAAAAATTTCTTGGCCCATTTTCAAAGGATAAATCTTCAAGCTCCAAAGTAGATGATGATACTTGTCCAATTTGCCAGGCAATTCCAACCattccatttctttctcttccctGTCAGCACAG GTACTGCTACTACTGCCTTAGAACACGATGTGCTGCAGCTCCATCATTCCGCTGTCCCAGATGTGGCGAGCCAGTGGTTGCTATGCAGCGCCATGGCGGTTTAGCTGGTAATACAAATCCGAACCAATGA
- the LOC7483537 gene encoding transcription factor bHLH68 isoform X1 → MAGNPSWWSMHPPSQQPSALLSSSPSSYPSQYVLGSSPFPLNSLPDNQELPQSWSQLLLGGSSGDEDRYGLSQFQPKKLENWEDQILNPSPSISLDADVKQEVSHNSNLYGHGEEDFQAARPTAWPQAMPVSSPRSCVTSLSSSTSILDFSYNKADGASQHPDQSSECNSTATGGVCKKARVQPSSSQPLKVRKEKLGDRITALHQMVSPFGKTDTASVLLEAIGYIRFLQGQIEALSSPYMGTASPNMRNQQQSVQEERNSAFSEDMRQDNQDQPKDLRSRGLCLVPVSCTQHVGSDNGADYWAPAIGGGF, encoded by the exons ATGGCAGGAAACCCTAGCTGGTGGAGCATGCATCCACCTTCACAGCAACCTTCTGCTTTGTTATCATCTTCTCCATCTAGCTACCCTTCCCAATATGTACTTGGATCTTCTCCATTCCCTTTGAATTCTCTGCCTGATAACCAAGAGCTTCCACAGTCATGGAGCCAACTACTTtt GGGTGGTTCGTCAGGAGATGAAGATAGGTACGGTCTGAGTCAATTTCAGCCTAAAAAGTTGGAAAATTGGGAAGACCAAATCTTAAATCCGTCTCCAAGTATTTCTTTAGATGCTGATGTAAAGCAAGAGGTTTCCCACAATAGCAACTTATATGGTCATGGGGAAGAAGACTTTCAGGCAGCTAGGCCCACAGCTTGGCCACAAGCGATGCCGGTCTCTTCCCCTAGGTCTTGCGTCACAAGTTTAAGTAGTAGTACTAGTATATTAGACTTCTCTTACAACAAGGCAGATGGGGCAAGTCAGCATCCAGATCAGTCATCTGAG TGTAACAGTACAGCCACAGGTGGAGTGTGTAAGAAGGCTAGGGTTCAGCCCTCTTCAAGCCAACCTCTTAAG GTGAGGAAGGAGAAGTTAGGTGATAGAATAACAGCTCTTCACCAAATGGTTTCCCCTTTTGGAAAG ACTGACACAGCTTCAGTCTTGTTAGAAGCTATTGGGTATATCAGATTCCTTCAGGGTCAAATTGAG GCTCTTAGCTCCCCTTACATGGGCACTGCCTCGCCAAATATGAGGAACCAGCAACAATCT gttcaagaagaaagaaatagtgCATTTTCTGAAGACATGCGTCAG GATAATCAAGACCAGCCAAAGGACTTGAGGAGTAGAGGACTGTGCTTGGTTCCCGTGTCCTGTACTCAGCATGTTGGAAGTGACAATGGTGCCGATTACTGGGCTCCCGCTATCGGAGGAGGGTTTTGA
- the LOC7483537 gene encoding transcription factor bHLH68 isoform X2 → MAGNPSWWSMHPPSQQPSALLSSSPSSYPSQYVLGSSPFPLNSLPDNQELPQSWSQLLLGGSSGDEDRYGLSQFQPKKLENWEDQILNPSPSISLDADVKQEVSHNSNLYGHGEEDFQAARPTAWPQAMPVSSPRSCVTSLSSSTSILDFSYNKADGASQHPDQSSECNSTATGGVCKKARVQPSSSQPLKVRKEKLGDRITALHQMVSPFGKTDTASVLLEAIGYIRFLQGQIEALSSPYMGTASPNMRNQQQSDNQDQPKDLRSRGLCLVPVSCTQHVGSDNGADYWAPAIGGGF, encoded by the exons ATGGCAGGAAACCCTAGCTGGTGGAGCATGCATCCACCTTCACAGCAACCTTCTGCTTTGTTATCATCTTCTCCATCTAGCTACCCTTCCCAATATGTACTTGGATCTTCTCCATTCCCTTTGAATTCTCTGCCTGATAACCAAGAGCTTCCACAGTCATGGAGCCAACTACTTtt GGGTGGTTCGTCAGGAGATGAAGATAGGTACGGTCTGAGTCAATTTCAGCCTAAAAAGTTGGAAAATTGGGAAGACCAAATCTTAAATCCGTCTCCAAGTATTTCTTTAGATGCTGATGTAAAGCAAGAGGTTTCCCACAATAGCAACTTATATGGTCATGGGGAAGAAGACTTTCAGGCAGCTAGGCCCACAGCTTGGCCACAAGCGATGCCGGTCTCTTCCCCTAGGTCTTGCGTCACAAGTTTAAGTAGTAGTACTAGTATATTAGACTTCTCTTACAACAAGGCAGATGGGGCAAGTCAGCATCCAGATCAGTCATCTGAG TGTAACAGTACAGCCACAGGTGGAGTGTGTAAGAAGGCTAGGGTTCAGCCCTCTTCAAGCCAACCTCTTAAG GTGAGGAAGGAGAAGTTAGGTGATAGAATAACAGCTCTTCACCAAATGGTTTCCCCTTTTGGAAAG ACTGACACAGCTTCAGTCTTGTTAGAAGCTATTGGGTATATCAGATTCCTTCAGGGTCAAATTGAG GCTCTTAGCTCCCCTTACATGGGCACTGCCTCGCCAAATATGAGGAACCAGCAACAATCT GATAATCAAGACCAGCCAAAGGACTTGAGGAGTAGAGGACTGTGCTTGGTTCCCGTGTCCTGTACTCAGCATGTTGGAAGTGACAATGGTGCCGATTACTGGGCTCCCGCTATCGGAGGAGGGTTTTGA